The Lipingzhangella halophila genome segment GCGCATCGGCGCAGCGAGCGTCGTCCGGGGGCCGAGATCCCAGAATGATTCGCAAAATACGATCCGGTGCCGTCCCGCACTCGACAGGGCGGGTCCGCGCCCCGTCTCGCAGGACCGCGGTCGCGGCCGCTATCCTGCTCACCCTGCCGTGGACGGTGTGGCTGCTGGTGCGGTTACTCGGCCTCGAATCGGGCTTCCCGTGGGTTCCCGCGCTCGCCTTCACTCCCTACATCGCGCTCACCGCGTTTCTCCCTCTGGCTATCGCCGCGTACCTGCGCCGTTGGCGTTCTCTCGCGGTCACCGCCGTCGTCGTGGTGGTGTTCGCGGCGTTGCTGGTGCCCAGAGCCCTGACGGCGCCGAACGCCGAGGAAGGGCATTCCGGTTCGCGGCTGGTCGTGCTCACCGCCAACCTGTTGGAAGGGCAGGGGGATCTCGGCGTGCTCGCGGATCTCGTGGAGCGCGAGAAGGTCGACGTGTTGGCCCTCCAGGAGGTCACACCCGAGGTCGCGGAGGCCATGGCCGACATCGGGCTGACCGACGCCCTTCCGCACGACATCGTGGACGCCCGGCCCGGAGTGTCGGGTAGCGCGATCTACGCGCGCCACCCGGTCACCGACATAACACCGTCGGAGGTCCCGGACACGCACACGTTCGCCCGGCCGAGCGCGGAGGTCACCGTCCCGGACGCACCACCCTTCGAGATCACCAACGCCCACCTCGTGCCACCGACGGCTTCCGGCAGCATCGCGCAATGGCAACAGGAGATGGCGGCACTGCCGGAGGCCGACCGCGACGGCCCCCTACGGATCATCGCGGGCGATCTGAACGCCACGCTCGACCACGCGGCCCTGCGCGAGCTGATCGGTACCGGATACCTGGACGCGGCCGCCGAAACCGGTTCGGGACTGGAACTCACCTGGTCGTCCACGAGTGTCTTCCCCGGGCTGACCATCGATCATGTGCTCGCGGACGACCGCATGGCCGTCGAGACCACGAGCGTGCACCCCGTTCCGGGGTCCGACCACCGGGCGCTTCTCGCCAAGCTGACCCTGCCCGCCACGTAACTGCCGTCGCTGTCGCCGGAGGGCGGTACGGCATGGCACGGGGAGGGCGGCCCAGCCCGCCCCACCAAGGGGTGGCGGGCAGACCCTGGTCAGCGGACCATGCTGGCGAAGTGGCGGGACGCCTGGAGGCGGGCCCGTGCCTACGAGAAAGGGGAACCCCTCCCCGTGGAAGCCGATAGGCGCCTTCGGTCGGTGGCACACCGGCCCGGGCGGGGTGCCACCGGCCGGGAAAGGCCGCGCCACTCGCGTACCTGCCGACGCTCGGACGGGCACGCCCCGCGTTCTGTGGGCGCTGGTAGCTGGGTCAGCGCAGCCCAGGACGGTGTGCTGGACCCTGGCGCGTCGCCGAACGACCGCGGGAATGCGCGGGGGCCGGAGGATCGGGCGGCAGCCCACAGCTCCCGGATCCCGCATAGCCGCAGCCGCCGCGGGGGCCCTTGAACCCGTCAGCACAATCGGCAGCAGGGCCCCGGTCCACGCCAGGGGTGTTCTGGTCGCCTTGGTGACAGCTGTCACCAGGGCGGCCAGAGGAGCGGCCGGAATCCTTCCCGTTGGAATTTTCCACGAGAACTACCGGGCCCCCTACAACGACGGCCGGCCGCCTCCGAACGGCTGCGCTTCGCCGGTTTCGATGGCCCGCTGGAGACCGTTGGCGCCGCGGTCCTCGATCGGGCGTCGGCGGCTACGGAGCAGGTTGGCCCACGGCTACGGTGGGCTCACGGTGCCTGCCGGCGTCGGAGCGGGAAAGACAACGGAGCGTGTTACCGCTCGGGCGACTTCGCCGCGCTGGGTGTCTCCGGGCCCGGCGGCCCTTCGCCCGGCCCGGCTCC includes the following:
- a CDS encoding endonuclease/exonuclease/phosphatase family protein; amino-acid sequence: MIRKIRSGAVPHSTGRVRAPSRRTAVAAAILLTLPWTVWLLVRLLGLESGFPWVPALAFTPYIALTAFLPLAIAAYLRRWRSLAVTAVVVVVFAALLVPRALTAPNAEEGHSGSRLVVLTANLLEGQGDLGVLADLVEREKVDVLALQEVTPEVAEAMADIGLTDALPHDIVDARPGVSGSAIYARHPVTDITPSEVPDTHTFARPSAEVTVPDAPPFEITNAHLVPPTASGSIAQWQQEMAALPEADRDGPLRIIAGDLNATLDHAALRELIGTGYLDAAAETGSGLELTWSSTSVFPGLTIDHVLADDRMAVETTSVHPVPGSDHRALLAKLTLPAT